The following are from one region of the Littorina saxatilis isolate snail1 linkage group LG4, US_GU_Lsax_2.0, whole genome shotgun sequence genome:
- the LOC138963696 gene encoding serine protease 23-like — MSFSTSTDDDNWKRQRRDYLYRKSRPYFPRDSRSASSDPFQTRGYTDASADEGKREAVMNTEEEMEEDLSVLQKLQELQRSLDEAEGDADLESELSSWSAEDDSLPVAKRFRVPLHKKVFVYGHDDRLKVFLPQMRKFPFSNIARLSTGCTGTLVTPRHVLTAAHCVHNGLEFRANLEKLKIEIPDTMGFKDYYAQKITVPTGWLRSQHSTLWNGQSGKRAVYDYAVVRLKLAVAGRTRFLPLAVPRPEVLHMDFHFLAFPEDDQQLWRSVCPASKHMALGDGNLIMTRCDAAVGNSGAAVFIKDPHGGMRVVGILSNTMHVAHHRSFDPYSIVTALTWPKLNDICRELGYLGRKFNVCPPAGYRRRSPSPPAKVKAIPFFGKRTSWGRPVPREEVLL, encoded by the exons ATGTCCTTTTCCACTTCAACAGACGACGATAACTGGAAGCGACAAAGGAGAGACTACCTGTACCGAAAATCACGGCCCTACTTTCCCAGAGACTCAAGATCAGCGTCGTCAGATCCCTTTCAGACGCGTGGATATACAGACGCCTCTGCAGATGAGGGCAAGAGGGAGGCAGTGATGAACACAGAGGAAGAGATGGAAGAAGACTTGTCAGTCCTCCAGAAGCTGCAAGAGCTGCAGCGAAGCCTGGATGAAGCCGAAGGAGACGCGGACCTGGAAAGCGAACTGTCGTCATGGTCAGCTGAAGACGACAGTCTGCCTGTCGCAAAGAGGTTTCGCGTACCTCTGCACAAGAAGGTGTTCGTCTACGGCCACGACGACCGGCTGAAGGTCTTCCTGCCCCAGATGCGCAAGTTCCCTTTCTCCAACATCGCGCGACTGTCCACGGGGTGCACGGGCACGCTGGTGACGCCCCGCCACGTGCTGACCGCGGCCCACTGTGTGCACAACGGGCTAGAGTTCCGCGCCAACCTGGAGAAGCTCAAGATCGAGATCCCGGACACCATGGGCTTCAAGGACTACTACGCGCAGAAGATCACGGTGCCCACGGGCTGGCTGAGGAGCCAGCACTCCACGCTGTGGAACGGGCAGAGCGGCAAGCGCGCGGTGTACGACTACGCCGTGGTCCGACTCAAGCTGGCGGTGGCTGGCCGCACTCGATTCCTGCCTCTGGCCGTCCCGCGCCCCGAGGTGCTCCACATGGACTTCCACTTCCTCGCCTTCCCCGAGGACGACCAGCAGCTGTGGCGCTCCGTGTGTCCCGCGTCCAAACACATGGCGCTGGGCGACGGCAACCTCATCATGACAAG GTGTGACGCGGCAGTGGGCAACAGCGGAGCGGCGGTGTTCATCAAGGACCCTCACGGCGGGATGCGCGTGGTGGGCATCCTCTCCAACACGATGCACGTGGCGCACCACCGCTCCTTCGACCCCTACAGCATCGTCACCGCCCTCACCTGGCCCAAGCTCAACGACATCTGCCGCGAGCTGGGCTACCTGGGCCGTAAGTTCAACGTGTGCCCCCCAGCGGGCTACAGGCGGCGCTCCCCCAGCCCCCCGGCCAAGGTCAAGGCTATTCCTTTCTTCGGCAAGAGGACCTCGTGGGGTCGTCCGGTGCCGCGTGAAGAGGTCTTGTTGTGA